The Mycobacterium paragordonae genome includes a region encoding these proteins:
- a CDS encoding MarR family winged helix-turn-helix transcriptional regulator, protein MADSEPTAPEVSELAEGLHRSLSKLSTILRRGDLTNTAVAGELTLAQLSILITLLDRGPIRMTDLAAHERVRTPTTTVAIRRLEKIGLVKRSRDPSDLRAVLVDITPQGRAVHNESLANRHAALAAMLSQLPKSDLDILTDALAPLARLASGEPAASAATTGEA, encoded by the coding sequence ATGGCGGACAGCGAACCCACAGCCCCGGAGGTGTCGGAGCTGGCGGAAGGTTTGCACCGCTCCCTGTCCAAGCTGTCCACGATCCTGCGCCGCGGCGATCTGACCAACACCGCGGTGGCCGGTGAGTTGACGCTGGCTCAGCTGTCGATCCTGATCACCCTGCTGGACCGGGGCCCGATCCGAATGACGGACCTGGCCGCGCACGAGCGGGTCCGCACCCCCACCACCACGGTGGCGATCCGGCGGCTGGAGAAAATCGGGCTGGTGAAGCGCTCGCGCGACCCATCGGACCTGCGTGCGGTGCTGGTCGACATCACGCCGCAGGGCCGGGCGGTACACAACGAGTCGCTGGCCAACCGTCACGCCGCGCTGGCGGCGATGCTCAGCCAGCTGCCGAAGTCCGACCTGGACATCCTGACGGATGCCCTGGCGCCCCTGGCGCGGCTCGCCAGCGGTGAACCGGCCGCATCCGCGGCGACCACTGGCGAGGCGTGA
- a CDS encoding IS481 family transposase produces the protein MVHRNAPLSETGRLRLARCIVDDGWPLRRAAERFQVSVNTAARWAGRYRELGLAGMCDRSSRPHRSPNRTPTRTERRIIKVRVIRRWGPARIAYLLGLNVSTVHRVLRRYGVAKLRWLDRATGRVVRRMEAQGCGDLVHVDVKKLGKIPAGGGWRALGRSRGRHNSQADKSSGLFRAPGHPVRGYHFLHTAIDAYSRLAYSELLTDERKETAAEFWLRANAWFNHCGVTVRNVLTDNGACYRSHAFREALGDIKHRRTRPYRPQTNGKVERFHRTLADEWAYARLYRSDADRCAEFPRWLHTYNHHRGHTALKGQPPASRVPNLSGQYI, from the coding sequence GTGGTCCACCGTAATGCCCCCTTGTCCGAAACCGGTCGTCTGCGGCTGGCCCGTTGCATCGTCGATGACGGTTGGCCGTTGCGACGCGCTGCCGAACGCTTCCAGGTGTCGGTGAACACTGCAGCGCGCTGGGCTGGCCGCTACCGCGAACTTGGTCTCGCCGGTATGTGCGATCGCAGTTCACGCCCGCATCGCAGCCCTAATCGGACGCCCACGCGCACTGAGCGGCGCATCATCAAGGTGCGGGTCATCCGTCGTTGGGGACCAGCGCGTATCGCCTATTTGCTCGGGCTCAACGTGTCCACGGTTCATCGCGTGCTCCGCCGCTACGGCGTGGCCAAACTCCGCTGGCTCGACCGTGCGACCGGACGGGTAGTTCGACGAATGGAAGCCCAGGGCTGCGGCGACTTGGTCCACGTCGATGTCAAGAAACTCGGCAAGATCCCTGCCGGCGGTGGATGGCGTGCACTCGGGCGTAGCCGCGGTAGACACAACTCCCAGGCCGACAAGAGCTCAGGACTGTTTCGCGCGCCAGGCCATCCGGTGCGTGGATATCACTTTCTGCACACTGCCATCGATGCGTATTCGCGCCTGGCCTACTCCGAACTGCTGACCGACGAGCGCAAAGAGACCGCCGCGGAGTTTTGGTTAAGGGCTAATGCCTGGTTCAACCACTGCGGCGTCACAGTCCGAAACGTGTTGACCGACAACGGAGCCTGCTATCGATCGCACGCATTCCGTGAGGCCCTGGGCGACATAAAACACCGACGCACTCGCCCCTACCGCCCCCAGACCAACGGCAAGGTCGAGCGATTCCACCGCACCCTCGCCGACGAATGGGCCTACGCCCGGCTCTACCGCAGCGATGCAGACCGCTGCGCTGAGTTCCCGCGATGGCTACACACCTACAATCACCACCGCGGCCACACAGCACTCAAGGGTCAACCACCCGCCAGCCGCGTACCTAACCTCTCAGGTCAGTACATCTAG
- a CDS encoding LLM class F420-dependent oxidoreductase, whose translation MNSPVLPDFPIRIGVQLQPQHAPQYDQIRDAVRRCEDIGVDVAFNWDHFFPLYGDPDGAHFECWTMLGAWAEQTSRIQIGALVTCNSYRNPELLADMARTVDHISDGRLILGIGSGWKQKDYDEYGYAFGTAGSRLDDLADALPRITSRLSKLNPAPTRDIPVLIGGGGERKTLRLVAEHADIWHSFASAEEFPAKAQVLAQHCETVGRDPATIERSASAGNGSAVIGNAEALVGLGVTMLTVGCDGPDYDLSDAEALCRWRDSSG comes from the coding sequence ATGAACTCCCCTGTGCTCCCCGACTTTCCCATCCGCATCGGCGTGCAACTGCAGCCTCAGCACGCACCGCAGTATGACCAGATCCGCGATGCCGTCCGCCGCTGCGAAGACATCGGCGTGGACGTCGCATTCAACTGGGACCACTTCTTTCCGCTTTACGGAGACCCCGACGGTGCCCACTTCGAATGCTGGACGATGCTCGGGGCCTGGGCCGAGCAGACCTCACGAATCCAGATCGGCGCCCTGGTCACCTGCAACTCCTACCGCAACCCAGAATTGCTGGCTGACATGGCCCGCACCGTGGACCACATCTCCGACGGCCGGCTCATCCTGGGTATCGGCTCGGGATGGAAACAGAAGGACTACGACGAGTACGGCTATGCGTTCGGCACCGCCGGCAGCCGTCTCGACGACCTCGCGGACGCACTCCCCCGCATCACTTCCCGCCTGAGCAAGCTGAACCCGGCACCGACCCGGGACATTCCGGTGCTGATCGGTGGTGGGGGTGAGCGCAAGACGCTGCGCCTGGTCGCCGAGCACGCCGACATCTGGCACAGTTTCGCCTCCGCCGAGGAATTTCCGGCGAAGGCTCAGGTGCTGGCCCAGCACTGCGAGACCGTCGGGCGTGACCCGGCCACCATCGAACGCTCCGCGTCCGCCGGCAACGGGTCAGCGGTGATCGGCAACGCCGAAGCGCTGGTCGGCCTCGGGGTGACGATGCTGACGGTCGGCTGCGACGGACCCGATTACGACCTTTCGGACGCCGAAGCGCTCTGCCGATGGCGCGACAGTTCGGGTTAA
- a CDS encoding GntR family transcriptional regulator: protein MPKKYGIKEKDQVVTHLLNLVLTGKLRSGDRVDRNEIAQDLGISRVPIQEALVQLEHDGIVSTRYHRGAFVERFDESTVLEHHELDGLLNGIASARAAANPTPRILSELDALMRSLRTAKEPRNFAEIAWEYRRVVNDEYAGPRLHATIRASQNLIPRVFFMTYQHSRDDMLPFYEEENAAMHRRDPDAARAACISRSQLMAKTMVAELCRRGVFAPREERAEDNVAVLPVPPDPDHTPERSSAVL from the coding sequence ATGCCTAAGAAATATGGGATCAAAGAAAAAGACCAGGTGGTCACGCACCTCCTGAATTTGGTGCTGACCGGGAAACTGCGCAGCGGCGACCGTGTCGACCGCAACGAGATAGCGCAGGACCTGGGCATCAGCCGTGTCCCGATCCAGGAGGCGCTGGTCCAGCTGGAACACGACGGCATCGTGTCCACGCGGTATCACCGCGGCGCGTTCGTCGAGCGCTTCGACGAGTCGACCGTCCTGGAACACCACGAACTCGACGGCCTGCTCAACGGCATCGCCTCCGCGCGGGCGGCGGCCAACCCGACGCCGCGGATCCTGAGCGAACTCGACGCCTTGATGCGTTCGTTGCGCACCGCCAAGGAGCCGCGGAATTTCGCCGAGATCGCCTGGGAGTACCGGCGGGTGGTCAACGACGAGTACGCCGGGCCGCGACTGCACGCCACCATCCGGGCGTCGCAGAACCTCATCCCGCGCGTCTTTTTCATGACCTACCAGCACAGCCGCGACGACATGCTGCCGTTCTACGAAGAAGAGAACGCCGCCATGCACCGGCGCGACCCCGATGCCGCCCGCGCCGCCTGCATCAGCCGCTCGCAGTTGATGGCCAAGACAATGGTGGCCGAACTGTGCCGCCGCGGCGTCTTCGCGCCTCGCGAGGAGCGCGCGGAGGACAACGTGGCGGTCCTACCGGTGCCCCCTGATCCCGACCACACCCCCGAGCGGTCGTCGGCAGTGCTCTGA
- a CDS encoding LpqN/LpqT family lipoprotein, with amino-acid sequence MKQVAHSWRTLVGGVAAGVVGVVMFAGGTASAEPLVPQPSIPGPVPMQPTNPGQNSGVFPGGVNRFAPAPAQAPAQLPLPMQVPAPAAAPVPAVAPVPAVAPVPAVAPAAVPAIAPAPAVAAPQPPAVTPATTGTLREYLEGKGVKLEAQRPLGFKALDITVPMPPRWTQVPDPNVPDAFVVIADRVGGNSVYTSNAQVVVYKLVGDFDATEAISHGFVDSQRLLAWQTTNASLTSVGSFPSSVIEGTYRENDMTLNTSRRHVLANSGSDKYLVSLSVTTAATQAVSDAPATDAIVSGFRVATPGVGGQAPAPAGAPATAPAPQAPARPAAPAAPAAPAAPAAPAAPAAPGPRTVPAPRQAPVEPPLVTLTPAPVH; translated from the coding sequence ATGAAGCAGGTCGCGCACAGCTGGCGGACACTCGTGGGCGGCGTGGCCGCCGGTGTCGTCGGGGTCGTGATGTTTGCGGGTGGAACTGCTTCGGCGGAGCCCCTGGTGCCCCAGCCGTCGATACCCGGGCCGGTCCCGATGCAGCCGACCAACCCGGGGCAGAACTCCGGGGTGTTCCCCGGAGGTGTCAACCGGTTCGCCCCTGCCCCCGCGCAAGCGCCGGCTCAGCTGCCCCTGCCGATGCAGGTGCCGGCTCCGGCAGCCGCTCCCGTTCCTGCGGTGGCGCCCGTTCCGGCCGTGGCGCCCGTTCCGGCCGTGGCGCCCGCCGCCGTGCCGGCGATCGCGCCGGCGCCCGCCGTCGCCGCCCCGCAGCCGCCGGCGGTCACCCCGGCCACCACCGGCACGCTGCGCGAATATTTGGAAGGCAAAGGCGTCAAGCTCGAGGCGCAACGCCCGCTGGGTTTCAAGGCGCTCGACATCACCGTGCCGATGCCGCCGCGCTGGACCCAGGTACCTGACCCCAACGTGCCCGACGCGTTCGTGGTGATCGCCGACCGCGTCGGCGGCAACAGCGTGTACACGTCGAACGCGCAGGTAGTGGTCTACAAGCTGGTGGGTGACTTCGACGCGACGGAGGCGATCAGCCACGGGTTCGTCGACAGTCAGCGCCTGCTCGCGTGGCAGACCACGAACGCATCCCTGACCAGCGTCGGCAGTTTCCCCTCCTCGGTCATCGAGGGCACCTACCGCGAGAACGACATGACGCTGAACACCTCGCGGCGCCACGTCCTGGCCAATTCCGGATCCGACAAGTACCTGGTGTCGCTGTCGGTGACGACGGCCGCAACGCAGGCCGTCAGCGACGCACCCGCCACCGACGCCATCGTCAGTGGGTTCCGGGTGGCCACCCCCGGCGTGGGCGGCCAGGCTCCGGCGCCGGCTGGGGCGCCCGCGACTGCTCCCGCGCCGCAGGCGCCTGCCCGACCGGCCGCACCGGCTGCCCCCGCCGCTCCTGCTGCTCCCGCCGCCCCCGCCGCCCCGGCCGCTCCCGGCCCGCGGACCGTTCCGGCTCCTCGCCAGGCGCCCGTCGAGCCGCCCCTGGTGACCTTGACGCCGGCACCTGTGCACTAG
- a CDS encoding amino acid ABC transporter ATP-binding protein, whose translation MTVPRGPVSLAAKDIHQVLGGTTVLRGVSLEVPAGTTTAVIGPSGSGKSTLLRALNRLYEPDSGDILLDGRSVLRDDPNELRQRIGMVFQHFNLFPHRSVLDNVALGPRKLRRLPADDARELALHQLDRVGLKGKAGARPATLSGGQQQRVAIARALAMAPQVMFFDEATSALDPEMVKGVLELIADLGADGMTMLVVTHEMGFARSASDAVVFMDHGKVVESGPPERIFDAAETERLQRFLSQVL comes from the coding sequence ATGACCGTACCCCGAGGTCCGGTTTCCTTGGCCGCCAAGGATATTCATCAGGTCCTCGGCGGCACGACGGTGTTGCGCGGGGTGAGCCTCGAGGTACCGGCGGGCACCACCACCGCGGTGATCGGCCCGTCGGGCTCCGGAAAATCGACGCTGCTGCGCGCCCTGAACCGGTTGTACGAGCCGGACAGCGGCGACATCCTGCTGGACGGTCGATCGGTGCTTCGCGACGACCCCAACGAGCTGCGTCAGCGGATCGGCATGGTGTTCCAGCACTTCAATCTCTTCCCGCACCGCAGCGTGCTGGACAACGTCGCACTGGGCCCGCGCAAACTGCGCCGGCTGCCCGCTGACGACGCCCGGGAGCTGGCCCTGCACCAGTTGGACCGGGTCGGGCTGAAGGGCAAGGCCGGCGCGCGCCCCGCCACCCTGTCGGGTGGTCAGCAACAGCGGGTGGCGATCGCCCGCGCACTGGCCATGGCTCCGCAGGTGATGTTCTTCGATGAGGCCACCTCCGCGCTCGATCCCGAGATGGTTAAGGGGGTCCTGGAACTCATCGCCGATCTCGGCGCCGACGGGATGACGATGTTGGTGGTCACCCACGAGATGGGCTTCGCGCGCTCGGCCTCCGACGCCGTCGTCTTCATGGACCACGGCAAAGTCGTCGAATCTGGACCGCCGGAGCGTATATTCGACGCGGCCGAGACCGAGCGGCTGCAGCGGTTCCTGTCGCAGGTGCTGTGA
- a CDS encoding alpha/beta fold hydrolase, producing MTDAAHNHPNTDDLAGLSEFDLLAENAEQAGVSGPLPTVERVTAGDVSALRWGGSDPRVVFLHGGGQNAHTWDTVIVGLGESALAVDLPGHGHSSWREDGDYSPHHNADALAPALRDLAPNAELVVGMSLGGLTGIRLGALAPELIKELVLIDVTPSALQRHSEMTKEQQGTVALMHGEREFPSFQAMLDLTIAAAPHREVKALRRGVFHNSRQLDNGNWTWRYDAIRVFPDFSTLWDDVDALAAPVTLIRGGSSGFVNDDDVAELSRRATQFKGAHVVDNSGHSVQSDQPRALIDLVRTVIDTA from the coding sequence GTGACCGACGCCGCGCACAACCACCCGAACACCGATGACCTGGCCGGGCTCTCCGAGTTCGACCTGCTGGCCGAAAACGCCGAACAGGCCGGTGTTTCGGGTCCGCTGCCGACGGTCGAGCGGGTAACCGCGGGCGACGTCAGCGCGCTGCGCTGGGGCGGATCCGATCCGCGCGTTGTCTTCCTGCACGGCGGCGGCCAGAACGCGCACACCTGGGACACGGTGATCGTCGGCCTCGGCGAATCCGCGCTCGCCGTGGACCTGCCGGGGCACGGCCACTCCTCCTGGCGGGAGGACGGCGACTACTCACCGCACCACAACGCCGACGCGCTCGCGCCGGCCCTGCGTGACCTCGCGCCGAACGCCGAGTTGGTGGTCGGCATGTCGCTGGGCGGCCTGACCGGCATCCGGCTCGGGGCGTTGGCACCGGAGCTGATCAAAGAACTGGTGCTCATCGATGTCACCCCCTCGGCTCTACAGCGTCACTCCGAGATGACCAAGGAGCAGCAGGGCACGGTCGCGTTGATGCACGGCGAGCGGGAGTTTCCCAGCTTCCAGGCGATGCTGGACCTGACGATCGCCGCCGCACCCCACCGCGAGGTGAAAGCACTGCGCCGCGGCGTTTTTCACAACTCGCGCCAGCTGGACAACGGCAACTGGACCTGGCGCTACGACGCGATCCGGGTCTTTCCGGATTTCAGCACCCTTTGGGACGACGTCGACGCGCTCGCAGCGCCGGTGACACTCATCCGCGGCGGCTCATCGGGCTTCGTCAACGACGACGATGTCGCCGAACTCAGCAGGCGCGCAACGCAATTCAAAGGCGCCCACGTCGTCGATAACTCGGGACACTCGGTGCAGAGTGACCAGCCGCGCGCTCTGATCGATCTCGTACGCACGGTGATCGACACGGCGTGA
- the leuS gene encoding leucine--tRNA ligase yields the protein MTESPTAGPDADAPRYRYTAELAAGLERTWQDNWAQLGTFNVPNPVGSLAPADGSPVPQDKLFVQDMFPYPSGEGLHVGHPLGYIATDVYARYYRMTGRNVLHALGFDAFGLPAEQYAVQTGTHPRTRTEANVVNFRRQLGRLGLGHDSRRSFSTTDVEFYKWTQWIFLQIYNAWFDTAAAKARPIAELITEFDSGARQLDDGRQWAQLSAGERADVIDGYRLVYRADSMVNWCPGLGTVLANEEVTADGRSDRGNFPVFRKRLRQWMMRITAYSDRLLDDLDSLDWPEKVKTMQRNWIGRSTGATALFAATKADGTATDIEVFTTRPDTLFGATYLVLAPEHELVDDVVAARWPDGVQPAWTYGGATPADAVAAYRRAIAAKSDLERQESKEKTGVFLGSFATNPANGESVPIFIADYVLAGYGTGAIMAVPGHDQRDWDFARQFGLPIVEVIAGGDISQSAHSGDGVLVNSGFLDGKSVADAKQAITERLQSEGRGRARIQFKLRDWLFARQRYWGEPFPIVYDADGRAHALDEAALPVELPDVSDYAPVSFDPDDADSEPSPPLAKATEWVHVDLDLGDGLQPYTRDTNVMPQWAGSSWYELRYTDPHNSERFCAKENEAYWMGPRPDEHGPDDPGGVDMYVGGAEHAVLHLLYCRFWHKVLYDLGHVSSREPYRRLVNQGYIQAFAYTDARGSYVPAAEVVERDGGFVYPSPDGDIEVFQEFGKIGKSLKNSISPDEICDDYGADTLRVYEMSMGPLDASRPWATKDVVGAHRFLQRVWRLVIDEETGETQVVDAELSAETLRVLHRTIDGVSEDYVALRNNTAAAKLIEYTNHLTKQYRDGVPRAAVEPLVLMLAPLAPHMSEELWLRLGHGASLAHGPFPVADPAYLVDDTVEYPVQVNGKVRGRVVVASDAATDAVQAAALADEKVQAFLDGATPRKVIVVPGRMVNLVV from the coding sequence GTGACAGAATCGCCGACCGCCGGACCCGACGCGGACGCGCCGCGGTACCGCTACACCGCCGAGCTCGCGGCCGGGCTGGAACGCACCTGGCAGGACAACTGGGCTCAGCTGGGGACGTTCAACGTGCCCAACCCGGTCGGCTCGCTGGCTCCCGCGGATGGCTCGCCCGTCCCGCAAGACAAGTTGTTCGTGCAGGACATGTTCCCGTACCCGTCGGGGGAGGGGCTGCACGTCGGTCACCCCCTGGGTTACATCGCCACCGACGTCTACGCCCGCTACTACCGGATGACCGGACGCAACGTCCTGCACGCGTTGGGTTTTGACGCATTCGGGTTGCCCGCTGAGCAGTACGCGGTACAGACCGGTACCCACCCGCGCACCCGGACCGAGGCCAACGTCGTCAACTTCCGGCGGCAGCTGGGCAGGTTGGGACTCGGACACGACAGCCGCCGTAGTTTCTCGACCACGGATGTCGAGTTCTACAAGTGGACGCAGTGGATTTTCCTGCAGATCTACAACGCCTGGTTCGACACCGCGGCTGCCAAGGCCCGCCCGATAGCCGAGTTGATCACCGAGTTCGATTCCGGTGCAAGACAACTCGACGATGGCAGGCAGTGGGCGCAGTTGTCGGCGGGGGAGCGGGCCGACGTGATCGACGGCTACCGCCTGGTGTACCGCGCCGATTCGATGGTCAACTGGTGCCCGGGTCTGGGCACGGTGCTGGCCAACGAGGAGGTCACCGCGGACGGCCGCAGCGACCGCGGCAACTTCCCGGTGTTCCGCAAGCGGTTGCGGCAATGGATGATGCGGATCACCGCGTACTCCGACCGGTTGCTCGACGATCTCGACAGCCTGGACTGGCCGGAGAAGGTCAAGACCATGCAGCGCAACTGGATCGGGCGTTCGACAGGCGCCACGGCGTTGTTCGCCGCGACGAAGGCCGACGGGACCGCCACCGACATCGAGGTTTTCACCACCCGGCCCGACACGCTGTTTGGTGCCACCTATCTGGTGCTGGCTCCCGAGCATGAACTGGTCGACGATGTGGTCGCCGCCCGGTGGCCCGATGGAGTACAGCCGGCCTGGACCTACGGCGGCGCCACCCCCGCGGACGCGGTGGCCGCCTACCGGCGTGCGATCGCGGCCAAGTCGGACCTCGAGCGTCAGGAGAGCAAGGAGAAGACCGGAGTATTCCTGGGGAGCTTTGCCACCAACCCGGCCAACGGTGAGTCGGTGCCGATCTTCATCGCCGACTACGTGCTGGCCGGTTACGGCACCGGGGCGATCATGGCCGTGCCGGGGCACGACCAGCGCGACTGGGACTTCGCCCGCCAGTTCGGTCTGCCGATCGTCGAAGTCATTGCCGGCGGCGACATTTCGCAGTCCGCCCATTCCGGCGACGGCGTCCTGGTGAACTCGGGCTTTCTGGACGGCAAGAGCGTCGCCGACGCCAAACAGGCAATCACCGAGCGGCTGCAGTCCGAGGGCCGCGGCCGGGCCCGCATCCAATTCAAGCTGCGCGATTGGCTTTTCGCGCGGCAACGGTACTGGGGCGAGCCGTTCCCGATCGTCTATGACGCCGACGGGCGCGCCCACGCACTCGACGAAGCCGCGCTGCCGGTGGAACTGCCGGACGTATCCGACTATGCGCCGGTGTCGTTCGATCCCGACGACGCCGACAGCGAGCCGTCACCGCCGCTGGCGAAGGCGACCGAGTGGGTACACGTCGACCTCGATCTCGGCGACGGCCTGCAGCCCTACACCCGCGACACCAACGTGATGCCGCAATGGGCCGGCAGCTCGTGGTACGAGCTGCGCTACACCGACCCGCACAACTCAGAGCGGTTCTGCGCCAAGGAAAACGAGGCCTACTGGATGGGTCCGCGGCCGGATGAGCACGGGCCCGACGACCCCGGTGGCGTCGACATGTACGTCGGTGGCGCCGAACACGCCGTGCTGCACCTGCTGTACTGCCGGTTCTGGCACAAGGTTCTCTACGACCTGGGCCACGTCAGCTCCCGGGAGCCCTACCGCAGGTTGGTCAACCAGGGCTACATCCAAGCCTTCGCCTACACCGACGCGCGCGGATCGTATGTGCCTGCCGCGGAAGTGGTCGAGCGCGACGGCGGCTTCGTCTACCCGAGCCCCGACGGAGACATCGAGGTCTTCCAGGAATTCGGCAAAATCGGTAAGAGCCTGAAGAATTCGATCTCGCCGGACGAGATCTGCGACGATTACGGCGCCGACACCCTGCGGGTCTACGAGATGTCGATGGGGCCGTTGGATGCGTCGCGGCCGTGGGCTACCAAGGACGTCGTCGGCGCGCACCGCTTCCTGCAGCGGGTATGGCGGCTGGTGATCGACGAGGAGACCGGCGAGACCCAGGTGGTCGACGCGGAGCTGTCCGCCGAGACCCTGCGAGTGCTGCACCGCACCATCGACGGCGTCTCGGAAGACTATGTGGCACTTCGGAACAACACCGCGGCCGCCAAGCTGATCGAGTACACCAACCATCTCACCAAGCAGTACCGCGACGGGGTACCGCGCGCCGCGGTGGAACCGCTGGTGTTGATGCTGGCGCCGCTGGCTCCGCACATGTCCGAAGAACTGTGGCTGCGGCTGGGCCACGGCGCGTCGTTGGCGCACGGACCCTTCCCGGTGGCCGACCCCGCCTATCTCGTGGACGACACCGTCGAGTACCCGGTGCAGGTGAACGGCAAGGTTCGGGGCCGGGTGGTGGTGGCCTCCGACGCGGCCACCGACGCGGTACAAGCGGCCGCGTTGGCCGACGAGAAGGTGCAGGCGTTTCTCGACGGGGCCACGCCGCGCAAGGTGATCGTGGTGCCCGGACGGATGGTCAACCTGGTCGTCTGA
- a CDS encoding SDR family oxidoreductase: MPTALITGASGGIGAAIAAALAPTHTLLLAGRPSARLDAVAQRLGATTFPLDLTDPDSIDASCEVIDELDVLVHNAGVSIPGRVDESHVDEWRATFSVNVFGAVALTLTLLPALRQARGRVVFINSGSGRNVSPGMASYSASKFALRAFADSLRGDEPALLVTSVHPGRVDTDMQRELVAYEGGEYDPSKFLRPETVAQVVANVVATPRDGHVHEVVIRPR; this comes from the coding sequence ATGCCCACCGCCCTCATCACCGGCGCCAGCGGCGGCATCGGCGCCGCCATCGCGGCCGCGCTGGCACCCACGCACACGCTGCTGTTGGCCGGTCGCCCATCGGCTCGGCTGGATGCTGTCGCGCAGCGGCTGGGCGCCACCACCTTTCCGTTGGACCTGACCGACCCTGATTCGATCGACGCCAGTTGCGAGGTCATCGACGAACTCGACGTGCTCGTGCACAACGCCGGGGTATCCATCCCCGGCCGGGTCGACGAATCACACGTGGACGAATGGCGCGCCACCTTCAGCGTCAATGTCTTTGGCGCCGTTGCCCTTACGCTGACACTGCTGCCGGCGCTACGCCAGGCCCGGGGCCGGGTGGTGTTCATCAACTCCGGTTCGGGCCGCAACGTGTCGCCGGGCATGGCGTCCTACTCGGCCAGCAAGTTCGCCCTGCGCGCGTTCGCCGATTCGCTGCGCGGCGATGAGCCCGCGCTGCTCGTGACGTCGGTGCATCCCGGCCGGGTGGACACCGACATGCAGCGCGAACTGGTCGCCTACGAGGGCGGCGAATACGACCCGTCGAAGTTCCTGCGCCCCGAGACCGTCGCCCAGGTGGTCGCCAACGTGGTGGCCACCCCGCGGGACGGGCACGTGCACGAAGTGGTGATCCGCCCGCGCTGA
- a CDS encoding inositol-3-phosphate synthase produces the protein MSGNTQASTEVRVAIVGVGNCASSLVQGVEYYYNADESSSVPGLMHVRFGPYHVRDVKFVAAFDVDAKKVGFDLSDAIYASENNTIKIADVPPTNVVVQRGPTLDGIGKYYADTIELSDEEPVDVVKVLKDNKVDVLVSYLPVGSDEADKFYAQCAIDAGVAFVNALPVFIASDPVWAKKFKDAGVPIIGDDIKSQVGATITHRVMAKLFEDRGVTLDRTYQLNVGGNMDFKNMLERERLESKKVSKTQAVTSNLTGSLAGKVEDKNVHIGPSDHVAWLDDRKWAYVRLEGRAFGDVPLNLEYKLEVWDSPNSAGIIIDAVRAAKIAKDRGIGGPVLPASAYLMKSPPEQLADDIARTQLEEFINEG, from the coding sequence ATGAGTGGGAACACACAGGCGTCGACCGAGGTACGAGTCGCCATCGTCGGCGTCGGCAACTGCGCGTCCTCGCTGGTTCAGGGCGTCGAGTACTACTACAACGCCGACGAATCGTCGTCCGTACCGGGCTTGATGCACGTCCGGTTCGGCCCGTACCACGTCCGCGACGTCAAGTTCGTGGCCGCGTTCGACGTGGACGCCAAGAAGGTCGGCTTCGACCTGTCCGACGCGATCTACGCCTCGGAGAACAACACCATCAAGATCGCCGACGTTCCGCCGACCAACGTGGTGGTGCAGCGCGGCCCGACCCTCGACGGCATCGGCAAGTACTACGCCGACACCATCGAGCTCTCCGACGAGGAGCCGGTCGACGTGGTGAAGGTCCTCAAGGACAACAAGGTCGACGTGCTGGTCTCCTACCTGCCGGTGGGCTCCGACGAGGCCGACAAGTTCTACGCCCAGTGCGCCATCGACGCCGGGGTGGCGTTCGTGAACGCGCTGCCGGTGTTCATCGCCTCAGACCCGGTGTGGGCCAAGAAGTTCAAGGACGCCGGTGTGCCGATCATCGGCGACGACATCAAGAGCCAGGTCGGCGCGACGATCACCCACCGCGTGATGGCCAAGCTGTTCGAGGACCGTGGCGTGACGCTGGACCGCACCTACCAGCTCAACGTCGGCGGGAACATGGACTTCAAGAACATGCTCGAGCGTGAGCGTCTGGAGTCCAAGAAGGTTTCCAAGACTCAGGCCGTGACGTCCAACCTCACCGGCTCGCTCGCCGGCAAGGTCGAGGACAAGAACGTCCACATCGGCCCGTCCGACCACGTCGCCTGGCTCGACGACCGCAAGTGGGCCTACGTCCGCCTGGAAGGCCGCGCCTTCGGTGACGTGCCGCTGAACCTGGAGTACAAGCTCGAGGTGTGGGACTCCCCGAACTCGGCCGGCATCATCATCGACGCCGTCCGCGCCGCGAAGATCGCCAAGGACCGCGGCATCGGCGGACCGGTGCTTCCGGCCTCGGCGTACCTGATGAAGAGCCCGCCGGAGCAGCTCGCCGACGACATCGCACGCACACAACTCGAAGAGTTCATCAACGAGGGCTGA